The following are from one region of the Haloactinomyces albus genome:
- a CDS encoding polyadenylate-specific 3'-exoribonuclease AS, giving the protein MRFFYDCEFIEDGLTIELISIGVVDETGREFYAVSTEFDSTRAGSWVRRHVLPQLPPPSSDSWCSRARIREDLYAFLTSRGSDVELWAWYAAYDHVALAQLWGAMPALPSQLPKFTRDLRQHWEAVGKPKLPPAPSNAHDALADARHNLRRWNVIEERRRERGYPVR; this is encoded by the coding sequence GTGCGGTTTTTCTACGACTGCGAGTTCATCGAAGACGGGCTGACCATCGAGCTGATTTCGATCGGTGTGGTCGACGAGACGGGCCGCGAGTTCTACGCGGTGTCCACGGAGTTCGATTCGACCCGGGCCGGTAGCTGGGTGCGTCGGCACGTGTTGCCGCAGTTGCCGCCACCGTCCTCGGACAGTTGGTGCTCGCGCGCGCGGATCCGCGAGGATCTGTACGCGTTCCTGACTTCCCGCGGGTCCGATGTCGAGTTGTGGGCGTGGTACGCCGCCTACGACCACGTCGCGTTGGCCCAACTGTGGGGTGCGATGCCCGCTCTGCCGTCGCAGCTGCCGAAGTTCACCCGTGACCTGCGTCAGCACTGGGAAGCCGTCGGCAAGCCGAAGTTGCCGCCCGCCCCCTCGAATGCCCACGACGCTCTGGCCGATGCCAGGCACAACCTGCGGCGATGGAACGTGATCGAGGAGCGTCGCCGCGAGCGTGGTTACCCGGTGCGCTGA